In a genomic window of Flavobacterium lipolyticum:
- a CDS encoding RNA polymerase sigma factor yields MPQKNQSNTCDEMIFSNFFKSHIKALRNFLFYKFGNIDQAEDLAQEAFVKLWQNCASVPLEKAKSYLYTIANNSSLNAIAHQKVVLRYEKNFSGLDKTNENPEYILEEKQFQAKLLKAIENLNEKQRIAFLMHRIDGKKYSEIAIALDISIKAVEKRIHLALLSLRKEIDL; encoded by the coding sequence ATGCCACAAAAAAACCAATCCAATACTTGCGACGAAATGATCTTTTCGAATTTTTTTAAAAGTCACATAAAGGCACTTCGCAATTTTCTTTTTTACAAATTTGGCAATATCGATCAAGCAGAAGATTTAGCCCAGGAGGCATTTGTAAAACTTTGGCAAAACTGCGCTTCGGTACCGCTGGAAAAAGCAAAATCATACCTCTATACGATTGCCAATAATAGCAGTCTCAACGCAATTGCACATCAAAAAGTTGTTTTGAGATATGAGAAAAACTTCAGCGGCTTAGATAAAACAAATGAAAATCCGGAATATATTCTGGAAGAGAAACAATTTCAAGCTAAACTTTTGAAAGCCATTGAAAATTTAAACGAAAAACAACGTATCGCTTTTCTGATGCATCGAATTGACGGAAAAAAATACAGCGAAATTGCCATAGCGTTAGATATTAGCATAAAGGCAGTTGAAAAACGTATTCATCTAGCTTTGTTAAGCTTACGCAAAGAAATTGATTTATAG
- a CDS encoding ABC transporter ATP-binding protein has protein sequence MELIIKNLDKKYSNGVHALNDVSLHIKKGMFGLLGPNGAGKSSLMRTLATLQDVDSGSVTLGDIDVLNNKEAVRKVLGYLPQEFGVYPRTSAVELLDHLALLKGFDKKSDRKQIIEQLLVKVNLWEHRKNAVSSYSGGMRQRFGIAQCLIGNPQLVIVDEPTAGLDPGERNRFYNILSEIGENTVVILSTHIVQDVRELCTEMAIMNQGRVLFSGNTDDALLQVKSKVWEKKVTKLELPEYQKDYKVISNKLVGGQPLIHVFSNTHLNNGFSPAEENLEDVFFAKLNELV, from the coding sequence ATGGAATTAATCATTAAAAACCTGGACAAAAAGTACAGTAATGGCGTGCATGCACTGAATGATGTGTCACTTCATATTAAAAAAGGAATGTTTGGGTTACTTGGACCAAATGGAGCAGGAAAATCTTCTTTAATGCGAACACTGGCTACTTTGCAGGATGTTGACAGCGGTTCAGTTACTCTTGGAGACATTGACGTACTGAACAACAAAGAAGCGGTTCGTAAAGTTCTGGGTTATTTGCCACAGGAATTTGGCGTATATCCAAGAACTTCAGCGGTGGAACTTCTGGATCATTTAGCGTTGCTGAAAGGATTTGATAAAAAGTCTGATCGTAAACAAATCATAGAACAATTACTGGTCAAAGTCAATCTGTGGGAACATCGAAAAAATGCTGTGAGCAGTTACAGTGGAGGGATGCGCCAGCGTTTTGGGATTGCACAATGTTTAATAGGTAATCCACAGTTGGTTATTGTAGATGAGCCTACTGCAGGATTGGATCCTGGCGAGAGAAATCGTTTTTATAATATCTTGAGTGAAATTGGTGAAAATACTGTGGTTATCCTTTCTACTCATATTGTTCAGGATGTTCGTGAACTTTGCACAGAAATGGCGATAATGAACCAAGGAAGAGTTTTATTTAGCGGGAATACTGATGATGCTTTATTGCAAGTGAAAAGTAAAGTTTGGGAGAAAAAAGTAACCAAACTGGAATTACCTGAATACCAAAAAGACTACAAAGTCATTTCGAATAAATTAGTTGGCGGACAACCTTTGATTCACGTTTTTTCGAATACACATTTGAACAACGGATTCAGTCCGGCAGAGGAAAATCTCGAAGATGTGTTTTTCGCGAAATTAAACGAATTAGTTTAA
- a CDS encoding FecR family protein: MKKNRLLAKWLNNDLSQDELAEFEASPDFEKYQKIKNYTTHLEVGDLDENAMLSNILNQKKATPKVIPLRKNWMFRAAAVFVLVLGITFVMKLLIPQTQTANFGEKTTFSLPDNSEVVLNSGSEIRYKKWNWTNNRHLELKGEAYFKVAKGQRFEVQTSLGKVSVLGTQFNVKVRKNKFDVVCYEGRVRVNYANTQIVLTHGQSVNFENGKQVNTTINSLKPEWIDNQIYFYQENIRTILDEVERQYNITIELNTKDTTSLFTGKLPAKDLNTAIQIISTTYHLEAKKVSKNKIIFDEK; the protein is encoded by the coding sequence ATGAAAAAAAATCGCTTATTAGCAAAATGGCTTAACAATGATTTATCTCAAGATGAATTAGCTGAATTTGAAGCAAGTCCCGATTTTGAAAAATACCAAAAAATCAAGAATTATACTACTCACTTAGAAGTAGGTGATTTGGATGAAAATGCCATGCTATCTAACATACTGAATCAGAAAAAGGCAACTCCAAAAGTAATTCCGCTACGCAAAAACTGGATGTTTCGAGCTGCCGCTGTCTTTGTGTTGGTACTCGGAATTACGTTTGTTATGAAACTTTTGATTCCTCAGACTCAAACCGCAAATTTTGGAGAGAAAACCACTTTTTCGTTACCCGATAATTCTGAAGTAGTCCTAAACTCCGGTTCTGAAATAAGGTATAAAAAATGGAACTGGACCAACAACAGACACCTTGAATTAAAAGGAGAAGCTTATTTTAAGGTGGCCAAAGGCCAACGATTTGAAGTACAGACCAGCCTGGGAAAAGTATCCGTTTTAGGAACTCAATTTAATGTTAAGGTAAGAAAAAACAAGTTTGATGTCGTTTGTTATGAAGGACGTGTAAGAGTGAATTATGCAAACACTCAAATTGTGTTAACTCACGGACAAAGCGTTAATTTTGAAAATGGCAAACAGGTAAACACCACTATAAACTCGTTAAAACCCGAATGGATTGACAATCAAATATATTTCTACCAAGAAAACATTAGAACGATACTGGACGAAGTTGAAAGACAATACAACATTACAATCGAACTAAATACAAAAGATACCACCTCTCTATTTACCGGAAAATTACCCGCTAAGGATTTAAATACAGCGATACAAATTATTAGTACAACCTATCATTTAGAGGCTAAAAAAGTCTCCAAAAATAAGATAATATTTGACGAGAAATAA